Genomic segment of Verrucomicrobiota bacterium:
TCGTAGATGGCATCAACGAGCGTCGCGTCCGGCGGCAGTTTCTCCGCGACTTCCAACAGAATCTCTTTTGTGCTCATACATTTCGTTTCTAGCTGATTGGTCCCTCAAAAGCCAGCCCTTGACCATCTTCAACGCCGCCCGGCGCGGGCAGTAGAGGAACTCATTGAGGAGGCTGACGAGGAAATCGCTGTGGATCCCTCGTGACTCCTCGAGAAAATGAACCCCGTCCACCGCGGCGCCTCTCGCCCAAATCATCCATCTGCCGGCGTGTGATTCGTTGAAGACTTTAAATCCAGCGTTGTGCGACTGGCTGGGATGGAGCAACTGGGCCGGCTCCGGGGCTTTGGCGTTGGGCGGTTGGCGCAACACAGCCCAGCCAATGGAACTGTGGCCCACGTCGAAGGCGAAATGAAGGTCTCCTGGTTTCTTCATAAAATTCCTCTTGGATTCTTGAGGGAATTTGGACTACTTCTTTCTCGGAACCAAGACAAAGTGAGTGATGTAGACCGGTTCCCTGGGTGCCAGTCACCTACACCGTTGGAAAAACAGCATCCTCTTCGCTTCTTCGGCCCGGGTCGCTCCCGGGCCGAATTTTTTTCGAGGGGCATGTAGGTCTGCGATTCTTTGACCTAAGCTCAGAGATCATGACCTAAGTTGGAGCCCACTTCCAGGTAGATAAGGCGAAGGCTGGCGGCGGGAAAAATCGTTTCCAGATCGGTGAGCAGGAGGCGGAGCTTGTCGATCGCGGAGGTATAAAAACTCAGGGAGCGACGTTTCGAAAGCTTGGTGGTTCCAAGCAAGCAGGCATTAGCCAAGTGAAACGGATGCGCAGAGATCAGGGGGAGAAGAATTCGCCCGTAACCTGATTGGGCGTGTGGTCAAAGCGGTAGAGGGCTACCGCAGTCCAAGACGCTTCGCGACGGCGAGGCGAGCGGAGGATCCGCCAGGTCTTGGAGTGCGCCAGCCCTCTGGCGCTTTCTCGACGTGGGAGATCCAGGCGACGGGCGATGCATCGCACGCTGGTGGGTCACGTTGGTTGGATGCGTGTTCGAACTCGTTCGACGGTGACTCCAACTGCTGGCTTGAACCGACTTCGGGCGTGGATAGGCTTGCGAGGTGATTTCGGTGTCGGACCGCCAGTTTTTCGCGATGGCCGTGCTGCTCTACGGAGGCAGCGCGCTCTATTCTATTTTCCTGCTCCGCCGAGGACTGCGCCGCGACAACTGGCTTAATTACGGATTGCTGGCCCTGGCTTGCGCCTTTCACACGGTGGCCATGTTGAAACGCGGGTTCAGCCTGCAACGGTGTCCAATCAACAATCTCTACGAAGCCGTGGCGTTCATCGGCTGGACCATTTCCGCGTCTTATTTGTTCATCGGTTTGTTTTCGAAGTGGCGGTCGTTCGGGGCCTTTGCCTCACCCTTGCTCCTGGTGTTGGGGATCTTCGCGCTCATGCCGGGATTGGATCCGCCCCGTGGCGACAAGCCGAATTTCAGCGGCTGGGAAGTCAGCTTGCACGCGGTGCTGCTGCTCTTGTCCTACGGTTCGTTTGGATTGGCGTCTGTGGCGGGCCTGATGTACCTCACCCAAGAGCGCAATTTGAAGTGGCGGAAACTGGAGGCGGTGTTCTCGTTGATTCCGCCGATTCAGCGGTTGGAAGCCATCACCGGATGGTCGGTCGGAGCGGGCTTTCTCTTGCTCACTTCGGGATTAGCTTTGGGTGCCGTGTTTCTGACGCCCCCCCCGGGCACCAGTTTCTTCAAGGATGCCAAGGTGATTTGGTCGATGTTGGTGTGGGGGTTGTACCTGGCCTTGATGGTTTCGCGCTGGCAATTCGCCCAGCGAGGGCGCCGCTTCGCCTTTGGCGCGGTGGGCGGGTTCGTGTTCATCATGTTGACTTTTTGGGGGGCGAAGCTGCTTTCCAACATCCACAATCCTTGAGGGGAAGCTCAGGCATGGCCATCGTCGTCTGGGGAATCAGCCATCACACCGCGCCCGTGGAAGTACGGGAACGGTTTGCCGTTTCCGAGGCCCGGGTGCCGGACCTGATGCATCGAATCAAGAATCAGGGCATCGCCAGCGAAGGCGTCATCCTCTCCACGTGCAACCGGGTCGAAATCTATCTCAACGCCGCGGTCGAACCCGTGCGTGTGCTGGCGGAGTTGAGGCGGATCGTAGCCGACGCGCTCGGGTGTGCCGAGCCCGCGGCCAATGAATGTTACGCTTATCAGGAACCCCACAGCGTGGAGCACCTTTGCCGGGTGGCGTCGGGGATGGACTCGATGGTTTTGGGTGAAACCGAGATTTTGGGCCAATTGAAGAAGGCCTACGAGACGGCTTTGAACAACCAGTGGACGGGCGCGCGTTTGAACAAGGCCTTCCAACGGGCCTTTCAGATTGCCAAACACATTCGGACCGAGACGCAGATTCAGCGGGGAACCGTTTCAGTGGGGTCCGCAGCGGTGGACCTCGCGGAGCGGATTTTCGAGACGATCCAGGGGCGGCAGGTGTTGGTCATTGGCGCCGGGGACACCAGCGAGAAGACGGCGCGGTCGTTACTGAGCCGGGGGGCCAGGACGGTGCTGGTGGCGAACCGTTCCTTCGATCGTGCGGCGGCGCTGGCCGAAGCGCTGGGCGGCCGGGCAGTGCGCTGGGACGATTGGAACAGCGTGTTTGCGGAGACGGATATCGTGATCAGTTCGACCGCGGCGCCGCATTTCGTTCTGGACCGTGCCAAGCTGGAGCCGTTGATGGACCTCCGCCGGAACCGTCCGTTGCTGTTGATCGACATCGCGGTGCCGCGTGACATCGATCCTGAAGTCAATTTCCTGGACAATGTTTTTTTGTACAATATCGACGATTTGCAATCCATCGCCGACGACTCCAT
This window contains:
- a CDS encoding cytochrome c assembly protein; translation: MAVLLYGGSALYSIFLLRRGLRRDNWLNYGLLALACAFHTVAMLKRGFSLQRCPINNLYEAVAFIGWTISASYLFIGLFSKWRSFGAFASPLLLVLGIFALMPGLDPPRGDKPNFSGWEVSLHAVLLLLSYGSFGLASVAGLMYLTQERNLKWRKLEAVFSLIPPIQRLEAITGWSVGAGFLLLTSGLALGAVFLTPPPGTSFFKDAKVIWSMLVWGLYLALMVSRWQFAQRGRRFAFGAVGGFVFIMLTFWGAKLLSNIHNP
- a CDS encoding glutamyl-tRNA reductase, producing the protein MAIVVWGISHHTAPVEVRERFAVSEARVPDLMHRIKNQGIASEGVILSTCNRVEIYLNAAVEPVRVLAELRRIVADALGCAEPAANECYAYQEPHSVEHLCRVASGMDSMVLGETEILGQLKKAYETALNNQWTGARLNKAFQRAFQIAKHIRTETQIQRGTVSVGSAAVDLAERIFETIQGRQVLVIGAGDTSEKTARSLLSRGARTVLVANRSFDRAAALAEALGGRAVRWDDWNSVFAETDIVISSTAAPHFVLDRAKLEPLMDLRRNRPLLLIDIAVPRDIDPEVNFLDNVFLYNIDDLQSIADDSMRQRQRELERCEEIIREKVRELLGQGTRGYGGGDGCPKPASV